The nucleotide window GAAGGAGAAGCGCTTTGCATCATGAAGACCAGGGCCGCGCTCTTTAAAACTCTCGAGAAACGGGCGAAGGAGTTGCATCCGTACGAGGTGCCGGAAATTATCTGCGTTGATATTAAAGATGCCCACCAGCCCTATCTTTCCTGGATAAGTGAAGTGACCAAGTAAGGTTGTTGGAAACCGGCGATTTGCATTGAGTAGGCCGCCGATTT belongs to Deltaproteobacteria bacterium and includes:
- a CDS encoding divalent-cation tolerance protein CutA; this encodes MPSDTVIVFMTVPDEAKGAEIGKTLVTEGLAACCNIVPAIRSIYKWKGEVCDEGEALCIMKTRAALFKTLEKRAKELHPYEVPEIICVDIKDAHQPYLSWISEVTK